The DNA region GACGATGAAATCGCCGGTGCGAGCGGTGCTGACTATGTTGGAATCGGACCGGTGTTCGCCACGGTCTCGAAAGGCGATGCTGGAGATCCTGTCGGCACTGCGGAATTCGCCCGGCTGGCAGCCCGGATTGGATTGCCCGCAGTCGCCATCGGCGGTATCTCGGCGGCGAATGCGCGCCTTGCAATGGATGCCGGAGCGTGCGGGATAGCCTCCATCGCTGCGATCTTCGGTGTCAGCGACCCGGCTGCAGGCGCGAGGGCCTTGCGATCCGCCACCGAAACCTCACATCCGGCGCGCGCGCCACATTAGTCCTGGGCGCTTTCCGGCGCGTGACCTGCTTGCGACGCGGCATGTGCAGCGATCGCATCGATTTGGCGATCGATTCTATTACCAGCGGGCTCAGAAACAGATCGGCGAGATCTGGATCGAACTGTGTGCCCCTCCCCTCGACGATCACCAATTTCGCGGCTTCCAGTGACCGCGCATGACTGTATGCCCGGGCATGCGTGACCGCATCGAACGTGTCCGCGATGGCCACGACTCTGGCCGCCATCGGAATGCGTCCGCCCCGGAGCTTGCGAGGGTATCCGCTCCCATCCCATCGCTCGTGATGAGACAGGACGCCCGCCGTCAAATCTGGATAAAATCTGGCCAGCGGTTCCAGCACCTCTGCGCCGCGTCTTGGATGAGTCTTGATCGCTCTGTGCTCGGCGGGGTTCAGGTGCTTGGTCTCGTTCAGCAAGTCGGTTAGCGCACCGTGAATTTTTCCGATGTCGTGAAAGAGTGCAACGCGCTCGATGCTGTGCAGGGTCCGAGCGTCCAGACCCGCCGCCTCGCCGAGAATCAGTGAGTAATCGGCTACCCGTCGCACGTGGGCGCCCGTTTCGGTGTCATTCGCATCTATTGCGTCAAGCAGAGACTCGAGTGCCGCTGCGCCGAGCCGTGCGAGACTCATGCGGGTGCGGCGTTCCCGCAGGTAGAGTAACCCGGCAAGCGAGGCCATCAGCGGAGCCATGAGATTCAGCATACGTATGGTTGAGGCAAGAAGCATGCATTGCTGAGCGCGACGAGCGAAAGGAGCGTTAGAGTTGGATAATGGTCAAGTGGCAGCGGTCACGGCGAGGGGAGCGCGGCGCTGGGATGTCGGCCACCCGTGGATATACCGGAGTGACGTCACAACCCGGCCCGCAATCGGGGCCGGCGTCGTACGCGTCACTGACAATCGCAATCGCCATCTTGGCTGGGCGTTGTGGAGTGCTGAATCGGAAATCTCGCTGCGGCTTCTGGACCGCGATCCCGACGCGACCATCGACGGCGGCTGGTGGCACGCGATGATCGCACAATCCGCGGGCCGGCGGATCGGACTGGAGAGCGTGACAAACGGCTATCGGATAGTGCATGGAGAGGCCGACGGACTGCCATCGCTCGTAGTGGACCGATACGATCGATGGGCCGTGATTCAGCTCATGAGCGCGGGGCTCGAAACGTGTCGCGACGCAATCGTTGAGGCCGTAGTGAACGTGACGAAAGCCGACGGAGTCCTTGCTCGTAACGACGTGAGTCTTCGTGCGAAGGAAGGGTTACAGCGGGAAACCGTGGTGCTGCGTGGAGAGGTTCCACACGAGATCGAAGTCAGCGAATACTCGCTCCGGTATCTTGCGGCACCGTTCACCGGCCAGAAGACCGGAGCGTTTCTCGATCAGCGCGAAAACAGGAATCTGGCAGGCGAAGTGGCCCGCGGCAGGGCCCTCGACTGCTTCAGCTATCATGGTTCATTTTCTCTCCACCTGGCACGGAACGCCGATGCTGTCACGGCCCTCGACTCTTCGGCGCAGGCAATAGAGCGGGCAAGGATCAACGCCCGGTTGAACGACATTACGAATATCGAGTTTGTCGAGGCCGATGTGTTTCAGTATCTGCGTGGGCAGGAGGTGGCGGGCATGCAATTCGACACGATCGTTCTCGATCCCCCCGCGTTCGCGAAGAGCCGCCATTCTGTTGACGCTGCACTCCGGGGATACAAGGAAATCAACATGCGCGCGATGCGGCTGCTCGCACCTGGCGGGATTCTCTATACCGCGAGTTGCAGCTTTCATCTTTCGAAAGCCCTGTTCCTGGAAATGCTTGGCTCCGCGGCGGCCGACAGTCACCGGCGCATCGCGCTGCGGGAAGTGCGTGGCCAGCCAATTGACCACCCCGAGATCCTGACTATCCCCGAAACAGGGTACATCAAAGGTGCATTGCTGCAGGCGGCGGACTGAGGCAGAAGGCAGTTTCGCGGGTGCTCAGGTGCGCTGGCATTTTGCGCAATAGTACGTCGATCGCCCTGCCTGGGCGATGCGGGCGATGCTGGAGCCGCATCGGGAGCACGGCTTCCCCTCGCGATCGTAAGCTTCGAACCGCTCGCGCCCATCAGTGTCGGTGTAACGGCCGGGCGGCCGGTTCTCATCTCCGATAACCGCTTTGATGGCCGCGACTAGCCTTACGAGACGTGACTTCGAAACTGCCGATGCGACGGCTGTCGGATTGATGCGCGCGCGCCAGAGCGCCTCGGCTGCATAGATGTTACCGATACCGGCCACAA from Gemmatimonadaceae bacterium includes:
- a CDS encoding HD domain-containing phosphohydrolase → MLNLMAPLMASLAGLLYLRERRTRMSLARLGAAALESLLDAIDANDTETGAHVRRVADYSLILGEAAGLDARTLHSIERVALFHDIGKIHGALTDLLNETKHLNPAEHRAIKTHPRRGAEVLEPLARFYPDLTAGVLSHHERWDGSGYPRKLRGGRIPMAARVVAIADTFDAVTHARAYSHARSLEAAKLVIVEGRGTQFDPDLADLFLSPLVIESIAKSMRSLHMPRRKQVTRRKAPRTNVARAPDVRFRWRIARPSRLQPGR
- a CDS encoding class I SAM-dependent rRNA methyltransferase, with translation MAAVTARGARRWDVGHPWIYRSDVTTRPAIGAGVVRVTDNRNRHLGWALWSAESEISLRLLDRDPDATIDGGWWHAMIAQSAGRRIGLESVTNGYRIVHGEADGLPSLVVDRYDRWAVIQLMSAGLETCRDAIVEAVVNVTKADGVLARNDVSLRAKEGLQRETVVLRGEVPHEIEVSEYSLRYLAAPFTGQKTGAFLDQRENRNLAGEVARGRALDCFSYHGSFSLHLARNADAVTALDSSAQAIERARINARLNDITNIEFVEADVFQYLRGQEVAGMQFDTIVLDPPAFAKSRHSVDAALRGYKEINMRAMRLLAPGGILYTASCSFHLSKALFLEMLGSAAADSHRRIALREVRGQPIDHPEILTIPETGYIKGALLQAAD